The following are encoded together in the Vigna unguiculata cultivar IT97K-499-35 chromosome 2, ASM411807v1, whole genome shotgun sequence genome:
- the LOC114168217 gene encoding myb family transcription factor EFM-like isoform X2, giving the protein MSPVPREEPSLDFRPSFVPKIVNEFLCHLSSTPNPCNRMSLLQEFLTRLELELVKIQAFKRELPLCMFLLNDAISALNEELAKIRTFKSEPVLEEFIPLKTLKREYEEKEDSEKEEKYRDKNDWVSSFQLWNTEDEAHCNRNNAYRSEQKQKKSKEEERQSMEKDYFQHGRNRNVERGFAMPLSTYLSTEEEGVVDGLSLRTPATAVKNTREGRGSRISSCRVVSSATSPLLLPQSGRKQRRCWSPELHHRFVKALEELGGSQATPKQIRELMRVDGLTNDEVKSHLQKYRLHTRRAPAATAANSSNSGADLGGLWMHKEALKGTSSCSPQGPLQFATQSGEATSTTEDKIRGVSHLLKNNT; this is encoded by the exons atgagTCCCGTTCCTCGAGAAGAACCAAGCTTAGATTTCAGACCCTCTTTTGTTCCTAAAATCGTCAATGAGTTTCTCTGCCATCTTTCCTCCACCCCAAATCCCTGCAACAGGATGTCCCTCCTCCAGGAATTTCTCACCAGATTGGAACTTGAATTGGTCAAGATTCAAGCCTTCAAACGCGAACTTCCTCTCTGCATGTTCCTCTTAAACGATG CAATTTCAGCTTTGAACGAAGAGTTAGCGAAAATCAGAACTTTCAAGTCTGAGCCTGTTTTGGAGGAGTTCATTCCTCTGAAGACTCTGAAGAGAGAGTACGAGGAGAAAGAGGATAgtgagaaggaagagaaatacAGGGACAAGAATGATTGGGTGAGTTCTTTCCAGCTTTGGAACACAGAAGATGAAGCTCATTGTAATAGGAACAATGCATATAGATCGGAGCAGAAACAAAAGAAG agtaaggaagaagaaagacaATCCATGGAAAAGGACTATTTCCAACATGGTAGAAATAGAAATGTAGAGAGGGGATTTGCCATGCCTTTGTCCACTTATCTTTCAACAGAGGAAGAAGGTGTTGTGGATGGACTGTCTCTTAGGACACCTGCAACTGCAGTGAAAAACACAAGGGAGGGACGTGGTTCCAGAATCAGCTCTTGCAGGGTGGTTTCCTCCGCCACTTCGCCCCTGCTTCTGCCGCAAAGTGGCAGGAAACAAAGGAGGTGCTGGTCGCCGGAGTTGCATCACCGCTTTGTTAAGGCATTAGAAGAGCTTGGAGGCTCTCAAG CTACTCCAAAGCAAATTAGGGAACTCATGAGGGTTGATGGCCTGACCAACGATGAAGTAAAGAGTCATTTACAA AAATATAGACTTCATACAAGGAGAGCTCCAGCTGCTACAGCTGCAAATTCTAGCAACTCTGGTGCAGATCTTGGAGGCTTGTGGATGCACAAAGAAGCATTGAAGGGTACAAGTTCTTGTTCTCCTCAAGGGCCTCTCCAATTCGCTACACAATCTGGGGAAGCGACATCCACAACAGAAG ATAAAATTAGAGGAGTTTCACATCTGCTCAAGAACAACACATGA
- the LOC114168217 gene encoding myb family transcription factor EFM-like isoform X1, protein MSPVPREEPSLDFRPSFVPKIVNEFLCHLSSTPNPCNRMSLLQEFLTRLELELVKIQAFKRELPLCMFLLNDAISALNEELAKIRTFKSEPVLEEFIPLKTLKREYEEKEDSEKEEKYRDKNDWVSSFQLWNTEDEAHCNRNNAYRSEQKQKKSKEEERQSMEKDYFQHGRNRNVERGFAMPLSTYLSTEEEGVVDGLSLRTPATAVKNTREGRGSRISSCRVVSSATSPLLLPQSGRKQRRCWSPELHHRFVKALEELGGSQAATPKQIRELMRVDGLTNDEVKSHLQKYRLHTRRAPAATAANSSNSGADLGGLWMHKEALKGTSSCSPQGPLQFATQSGEATSTTEDKIRGVSHLLKNNT, encoded by the exons atgagTCCCGTTCCTCGAGAAGAACCAAGCTTAGATTTCAGACCCTCTTTTGTTCCTAAAATCGTCAATGAGTTTCTCTGCCATCTTTCCTCCACCCCAAATCCCTGCAACAGGATGTCCCTCCTCCAGGAATTTCTCACCAGATTGGAACTTGAATTGGTCAAGATTCAAGCCTTCAAACGCGAACTTCCTCTCTGCATGTTCCTCTTAAACGATG CAATTTCAGCTTTGAACGAAGAGTTAGCGAAAATCAGAACTTTCAAGTCTGAGCCTGTTTTGGAGGAGTTCATTCCTCTGAAGACTCTGAAGAGAGAGTACGAGGAGAAAGAGGATAgtgagaaggaagagaaatacAGGGACAAGAATGATTGGGTGAGTTCTTTCCAGCTTTGGAACACAGAAGATGAAGCTCATTGTAATAGGAACAATGCATATAGATCGGAGCAGAAACAAAAGAAG agtaaggaagaagaaagacaATCCATGGAAAAGGACTATTTCCAACATGGTAGAAATAGAAATGTAGAGAGGGGATTTGCCATGCCTTTGTCCACTTATCTTTCAACAGAGGAAGAAGGTGTTGTGGATGGACTGTCTCTTAGGACACCTGCAACTGCAGTGAAAAACACAAGGGAGGGACGTGGTTCCAGAATCAGCTCTTGCAGGGTGGTTTCCTCCGCCACTTCGCCCCTGCTTCTGCCGCAAAGTGGCAGGAAACAAAGGAGGTGCTGGTCGCCGGAGTTGCATCACCGCTTTGTTAAGGCATTAGAAGAGCTTGGAGGCTCTCAAG CAGCTACTCCAAAGCAAATTAGGGAACTCATGAGGGTTGATGGCCTGACCAACGATGAAGTAAAGAGTCATTTACAA AAATATAGACTTCATACAAGGAGAGCTCCAGCTGCTACAGCTGCAAATTCTAGCAACTCTGGTGCAGATCTTGGAGGCTTGTGGATGCACAAAGAAGCATTGAAGGGTACAAGTTCTTGTTCTCCTCAAGGGCCTCTCCAATTCGCTACACAATCTGGGGAAGCGACATCCACAACAGAAG ATAAAATTAGAGGAGTTTCACATCTGCTCAAGAACAACACATGA